Sequence from the Nitrospinaceae bacterium genome:
GGGTTTGCTGGGTGTGGTGTTTACGGGACCCACTTCCCCAAAGGACCTGGGTGGCCGAATCGTTCATTATTATACGTTGATTTTGCTGTTAGTATCCTCTTTGACTGGCATTGTTTTCGCTGGCGATTTATTCAATCTGTTCGTGTTTTTAGAAGTTGCGGCTATCTCGAGTTACGCGCTTATTGGTGTCGCTGGCGGGAGAGCGCTCTTTGCAGCCTATCGCTATCTTATATTGGGAACCCTTGGTGCTTCCCTTTATCTTTTAGGAGTGAGCTATCTCTATGCGGTGACTGGCACACTGAATATGGCGGATATGGCCGAAAAAATTCCCCTTTTATTACACTCTAAAGCGGTCGTGGGTGGATTGCTTTTTATGTTTATTGGCTTGGGGATCAAGATGGCCTTAGTCCCGTTTCATGCCTGGTTGCCCGAGGCCTATACCCATGCTCCTTATTCTATTTCCCCTATCCTGGCTTCACTGGTCACTAAAGTAGCGCTATTGGCTTGGGTCAGAATAATCTATTGGGTCTTCAATGCGTCCATTGTTATAGATGATATTCCGGTTTTGCTACTGGTGGCCGTTGTTGGAGCATTAGCGGCGGTCATCGGCGCAAGCCTGGCCTTGGCCCAGAGGGATCTTAAAATGATCTTCGCTTATGGAGGGATTTCGCACATCGGCATCATTCTTACTGGAATCGGTCAAGGCAACCCAACCGGGTTTGTCGGAGGAGTTTTTTATTTATTGAACGATGCCGTTATGCAAGCCAGCCTGTTTTTTTTAGCAGGCGTGGCGTTTTGTCATTATGGGGTCAGAACGATTGACGACATGGGGCGTGTTGGGAAACAGGCCCCTTGGCTTACGGGGTCTTTAATTATTGTGGCCTTAGGCATGATTGGCCTGCCTCCGACGGGTGGATTTTTTGGCAAATGGTACATCATTCTTGGAGCGTTAGAAGCGGGCAATTATTTTTCGGTCGCGGCGGTGCTGCTCGCCACGCTCTTGACGCTTGCCTATTTCGTCAAACTGTTTGAGTCCATTTTCCGCCAACCATCAACTCGAGTGGAAGTTCCGTCTGGTATAATTCCCCTC
This genomic interval carries:
- a CDS encoding cation:proton antiporter, translating into MRYVFSGWTVPLGIEWVADGFASVILALFSVLGLLGVVFTGPTSPKDLGGRIVHYYTLILLLVSSLTGIVFAGDLFNLFVFLEVAAISSYALIGVAGGRALFAAYRYLILGTLGASLYLLGVSYLYAVTGTLNMADMAEKIPLLLHSKAVVGGLLFMFIGLGIKMALVPFHAWLPEAYTHAPYSISPILASLVTKVALLAWVRIIYWVFNASIVIDDIPVLLLVAVVGALAAVIGASLALAQRDLKMIFAYGGISHIGIILTGIGQGNPTGFVGGVFYLLNDAVMQASLFFLAGVAFCHYGVRTIDDMGRVGKQAPWLTGSLIIVALGMIGLPPTGGFFGKWYIILGALEAGNYFSVAAVLLATLLTLAYFVKLFESIFRQPSTRVEVPSGIIPLSFKLTLGVTSAAIMILGLYSSPIIQLLLSQALPPGL